The nucleotide sequence GCCGTACTGGATGCGAATAGTGAGATTGCATCTGATATAGTGAAGACAATGAACGCACTTTTCCTTCTAAATAATGGAGTCCCCTTTTCTTGATGGCTTCCACCTGGTACGGTAATTGCAGCTGCAAATACAATTGTGGTTATTAGTGCAGCAGTGATACTACATGACTCTGCAGTGGTTTTCATCCACCGTTCTCCTTCCTTCACCAAGTTCTCATGTTCCTTTGTGAAAACCATATCTGGTGTCTCCTTAAAAATGTTCTCTCGAGTAATATATGTAGGAAACACAAGTTTCTTCACCTCCTATACAAATTAGTTTACTTGGTTACATTGCTAGACAATAAATTACTAATTTACTGGTGACTAATAATTTAGTTACTACGTACCTCACGCCATTGAAGCTCTCGTTGTAATTGTAAAGCTGCACCAGTTCTCTGATTAAGAACACCTGAAGGCGCCAATTTCCCGGCCAAGTGCAAGATATTGTTTTGAGAAGAATCTTTATAGGTTCTATAAATATTTTTACGCTCACCAATGTCATAGATAAGGTTGTAGATTTTTTCGGAACGATTTATTATTGCTAACTGAATAATATCATACCCATTTTTATCTTTACTTTGAATTGCTTCAGGTGATCGAAATAAAATCTCATCAACAACTTTATAAGCATTTTGACATGCAGCTTCAAGAATTGGTCCGGTATAATAGGGGTGATGAGTACCAGAGTAGTCCAAGTTGTCTATTTCATCACATATCAATTCTAGAAGTTCTATTGCTTCATCCCATTCCTTTTTTTTGTTCTCCATATGCTTGATGGGTGGAACTGCAAGTCAGCACATTATTAGTAAAAGTTCTTATAATTTGTTTTAAGAAGATAAATTCAAAAGGAATGAATTTACGTAGTATTTTTGTGCATTTCCAACAGATGAAATAAAGGAAAAGGAGTACGAAACAAACGATCAATATGAGGAGGCATATAAATGCAAAGGCCGACATAAGCATGGGAATTGGTCCTGCACAAGCATAAAAACAGTATGAGAAAAATGCTGCATAATTCTCCAAGTGCTAAAAAAGTGTCTAGCTGTTCCAAAACCCCAAAACTACCCACCCTCTCATGACAACCAAACACTCTCTCTTTTCTCTCCTCCCTCCGCTCACAGAATACACTTTTGGAAGTTGTTGCACAAGAACACCAACACACTCTCTCGTCCTCCTCACCCTCTTtcctttgaaaaaaaaattccTATACAAACTCCCAAAAACGAGAATTGGAGATGGTCTTAGTCCTTGAAATGTCTTTACCTATGAGTAATGATAACACAAACATAATTCCCTTCTGGGTAGTGTCCATATCTTCTTCTTGGAACAATGAATATGCAAAGTATGCAGGGAACCCCATTAAAAATGCAGTACACTTAGCAGCCAAGCCTATTCGTTCCACAATATTTTCTAGAGCTGAAAAAAAACCCTACAATCAGTCACCCTTACAATAGAagtcaaaagaaaaaaaaagaatgacAAATGAAACCTTTTATAATACATGAGAAACATACAAGGATATATAAGTGTTTCCCAGTAGTCTAGCCCACTAGGAAAGGTTTTAGATATGGCCATGAGTACGTCATCACTTTTTGAAGCAAAGTTAGGTAAAGTTTGCACCATCTCTACTGCTAAACCTAGAATCATAGACAATATAATgttaatgttcaaaccactgtgcctgattttatgttatattttgcCTAGTATGTATACTTACTGTATTGTTTTGCCGAAATTGCATTAACAAGAAGGCGGACCCCAATTTCATCATTAGGGTGACCAACAGAGACGTCTGAAGAAGATTGCGTGGGTTTTCCACTGTCCTTGACCGCTTTCAACAAATATCCAATGGTATCAAGATGCATATTCTCGTAAGCTTTGTGCAACGGTTCGTCACCATTCTGGTCTGTAATTCGTAACAACTTCTTGTTCTTTTTAACTAGGAGCTCAGCTGCATGTTTGTTGCCAACAATAGCAGCAATGTGAAGTGCTGTGCTTCCATCAGAGTCTCTCTTTTGAAGTACTTGTTCATCGTTTATATACGTCAGTAGTTTCTTCACGAATTCATTATGACCTATTCCAACGGCAATGTGAAGCATCGTGCTAAAATCACTGCTGATTGCTTTTGTCACTAGGTTTTTATCTTTTTTTAGTATGGATTCTGCTTTTGACCAATCCCCCTTTACTGTAAATTTACATAAACTTGAATGGATATCTCTATTCTTCGTTTTCTTGTTTGAACTGCCACCTAAATTTTCCTCCTGTTGGAACTTGTTTTGCATATCTTGATTAATTGCTTCCGTTTCCGTTGGAACTTTATCTTTACCCactattatttcttttaaatttgCATGTTCTTCAATGGAGTTTTTTGAATCTAAATATAGAAAAATATGGTTAAACTAGAACTAGTTATTTGTTTAGTTGAATAAATGACATAATCACCATAAACTTGGATTGAATATGTATAGTGAAAGAAGAACATTCATAACTGGTGATATTGTTAGAGATATAAACTTAATTATACTAGTGTTTATTATGCAACTTATAATATCGATATGTATTATTACTTATAAACATGGAGATAAGCGGGTTGAATATTCAAACCGTTCATGGCAGTTATTCCCGCCATAAACAACCGCCAAATctcacatatatatatgtaatgtCCGGCATCAATGTCCGGTATCAAGACAGTTTCTATTCTAACTGAAATTGTCCACCAAACTTTGTTCCTATTCTTGTTAATTTTCTGCACGTTATCAAGATTAAATATGTCCATGAATCCGAAACAAAACAAGTCTTCCGCTGCAGATGAATCGGATTTACAACATAGTGGTATGAGAGCCATGTTTGATAAATGTGCAGAAATCAAACCAAATTCAACCACTTTACCATGCCAACACTGCACTGATGAACAGAATGAAAAAGGCCGACGAATCCCTCGCATAAAACTCTGCTACTCACCAGGCCATCAAATTTACAATTGCAAAGTCAAAGAAAACGATGAAGTGACGCAATTGTTGAAGCAGGCTATAAACTCCGGAACGAGAAGACAAGAGAGAGATGTACACTGCCAGGACGAGATGATTGTTACAGGCACTGAAGGCGGACTATGGTCAGATATCTGGTACGTAAATCCAACATTCGATCATCATTTTAGTGGTAATCTGAATGTATTCAAGAGAATGAAACATGTGATGGGTGTGGAAACAAGATCTGGGATGAATAACTTCATGTTTATAAGAGGGGTAGGAAATGTAGAGATAAAAACTGGGAATGACACGATTAGAATACACAGTGTATTCTATTCACCGGATCTCGAACGAAATGTGCTAAGCCTTGATCAATTAACCCTTCAAGGGTTCACGGTTAAGAAATCCGGTGATGTGTGCAAGATATATCCCATGTTCTCATCCCCGATTGCAAATACTGTAAATGAAGTTAGTGGGTTGTCAAAGGAAGAAGAATTAGGATTAAATGAGAAACGAAAGTTACAGTGTCTGTGTTCCGTAGACGATGAATTCAAAGAAAATTACTTGAATTCATATTTTGAAACATTAAATGTTTCAAATGAAAACGAGAATGACTGGACTCGCATGATCATAAGAGCACTCGAATTTCATGAATTTACTGATTGTAAAGCACTGCTCGACATGATTGATGATTGGGAATTCATATTCAAATACAAATATGATCTCGAATTGAAGTTTGAAGAAATGGTGGGTTGGTTCTTAAAAGAAAAGATGGGTATAACATCAAGATCAATTCCCCCACTGTTGACTGATGGTAGAAAGATAAACCTGCTTGGGTTGTATGTGATGGTTGAGAGGGATGGTGGCTACCGAAGCGTTACCGTTGATAACTTATGGCCGGCAATAGCGAAGGATTTAGGCTTTGAATATCAAGATGGTGATTTCATTAGAGTCATATATGCCATGTATTTGGATGTCTTGATTTACTATTACAAGTTTAAATCTACTGAAGAGAAAGTGCAGATCAAAGAGATGATGGAAGAAGGTGAAACCTCAAAGGCAGGCAACGATAAAGGAAGAAGTAAGAGTGCAGATCCAACACCGGAGGATGCTGCTTCGGAGCACTATGCTCTCTATGCCGGAAATAGCTGGGAAGGTTCGTGGAATCTGCATAAGAAGCGACGCCGTTTTAATTTCAACGAAGCACGGAAAGCCGTGGATGAAGCTAACCGGAGCGTCCTAGCATATGCTTCCAAGTATAATCAAGTTTAGGGGGTTGTGTTAGAGATATAAACTTAATTATATTAGTGTTTATTATGCAACTTATAATATCGATATGTATTATTACTTATAAACATGGAGATAAGCGGGTTGAATATTCAAACCGCCATAAACAACCGCCAAATctcacatatatatatgtaatgtCCGGCATCAATGTCCGGTATCAAGACAGTTTCTATTCTAACTGAACTTGTCCACCAAACTTTGTTCCTATTCTTGTTAATTTTCTGCACGTTATCAAGATTAAATATGTCCATGAATCCGAAACAAAACAAGTCTTCCGCTGCAGATGAATCGGATTTACAACAGATATATGGAAGAGGTTTACATCTGAGACTATTCTTGAGTTCTTGAGTTTGCTTAAGCAGAGAAAAGAAATGATTCACtccttttcttttgttttctctcaatttccttcttttctttcttttaataaaactctagaacacaaataAAAATTATTTCCTGCCAAATCCTTTCTTTTCTCTCCTTTAATCAAACTCAGGAACACGACGCAAATCGGTTTTATCATATCTAGAGAAGATTAATTTTTAATCTCTATGTCGTAGGGGCCACTTTCAAATCAGTTTCACTTACGGTGTTATCCCCAAATGAAATGGTGGTTGGTTTGGATTTCATTGGTGTGTCAGCAGAAACTTGATGATAAAAGCTATCGTCATACTAGTTCACAATAGCCTTTTTGACAATTCACAAAAAGCTATCGCCAAATCGAAATGACCATAACTTCTATCTTCTAATTTCTTCTGATACAACACACCTCTCATCAAACAAATTGGGATCTTTGGCTGGTGACAAACCTATTGCTATTTCAGTTGGCGATAGGTTATCTCGAACTTACATGTTGAATCTTGTGTGACACACCTAAGAATACCAATGCTATCTCCAATTCATTTGGCGATAACCCCCCAAGTGAATGTAGAAAGTAATTTGAAAGTGGCCCTCAAGTGATGAAGGCATAGCCTGTGGCCCATCTATGAAAAAAAAATTCTTAGACAAGAGCATAATGTTTGATGGTGTTATTTTTCCTAATGTATTAATTTACTTAATTAATAGATAAATGGGTACATCAAAAATGATAAATCTCATAAAAGGGTATTATATCTAGATGACATCTAGATCTTTTGATATTAGACACAATGTATAGAGGGTTACTAGAGGGTATATCATGTGAATACATACCGAATCATACATAACTTTCGAAACAATCAATACAATTATCATTTTTATAACTTCCCTATTACTATGATTTTGGAACAAGACAAGACGTCTTGATGAAACTAAGTTGTTTATATCATCTAACTTCTCGCTGAAAATTTTGGAGAGACGCTAATGTAATTCATGGAATAAgaatctgttggtgcacttgtgtctgtactttgtctgtattcggtcagtatgtaaacgatgtcctaagttagtctgtaagttgaccaagtcaactatcctcctactTTGACTTGGCCAACAAGATGTAATATGTTtgtctgtatcgaaggatagcctcgaaggattctgttgatccttcgaggtgatcgaaagatagaCTTCGAAcaatagacctcgaaaggtgatctttcgaggtccttgctgatccttcgaaagctttcta is from Helianthus annuus cultivar XRQ/B chromosome 9, HanXRQr2.0-SUNRISE, whole genome shotgun sequence and encodes:
- the LOC110877419 gene encoding uncharacterized protein LOC110877419, producing MQNKFQQEENLGGSSNKKTKNRDIHSSLCKFTVKGDWSKAESILKKDKNLVTKAISSDFSTMLHIAVGIGHNEFVKKLLTYINDEQVLQKRDSDGSTALHIAAIVGNKHAAELLVKKNKKLLRITDQNGDEPLHKAYENMHLDTIGYLLKAVKDSGKPTQSSSDVSVGHPNDEIGVRLLVNAISAKQYSLAVEMVQTLPNFASKSDDVLMAISKTFPSGLDYWETLIYPSLENIVERIGLAAKCTAFLMGFPAYFAYSLFQEEDMDTTQKGIMFVLSLLIGPIPMLMSAFAFICLLILIVCFVLLFLYFICWKCTKILLPPIKHMENKKKEWDEAIELLELICDEIDNLDYSGTHHPYYTGPILEAACQNAYKVVDEILFRSPEAIQSKDKNGYDIIQLAIINRSEKIYNLIYDIGERKNIYRTYKDSSQNNILHLAGKLAPSGVLNQRTGAALQLQRELQWREEVKKLVFPTYITRENIFKETPDMVFTKEHENLVKEGERWMKTTAESCSITAALITTIVFAAAITVPGGSHQEKGTPLFRRKSAFIVFTISDAISLFASSTALLVFMSILTARFAEKDFLVSLPRRLFIGLFSLLLSATAMMVAFSATLFLVFCDEKLWMLAPICGLALIPIAFFVGLQFPLMVDLFRSTHLRIFGKERIGFLRRFNPDYIRLRFGK